The following proteins come from a genomic window of Pirellulales bacterium:
- the cobT gene encoding nicotinate-nucleotide--dimethylbenzimidazole phosphoribosyltransferase, producing the protein MRMTLITGGAASGKSRYALRRAQEWGPNILFVATCLPHDDEMRAKVARHRAERPPSWQTVEATRRVGDALRSGFDGAIIDCLTLLVSQMLVDAASDEEIDAEVNELCLAARNADYPVILVTNEVGFGVVPEHPLGRRFREVAGRANQLVASIADDVVLVVCGVPCNVVGWDQRACERRPTDSDVVYGGSALASSLVPPYGGAHSLTNERALAPPLDHKAMGAARRRLDMLTKPRGSLGRLEELGVQLAGITGRVPPVVAEKTIFLFAADHGVAAEGVSAYPATVTAQMVANFLSGGAAINVLARQAGASLVVADIGVATDIPSHPQLIAHKIGRGTGNMVREPAMTREQAERSIDAGRTVFRPCQLAGMGEMGIGNSTSAAAIVAAATGRPPAEVVGRGTGIDDATLARKIAAVGKALALHQPDGGDGISLLTSVGGFEIGALAGAMLAAAAARVPIVLDGFISTAAALVAVRLCPAVKGYLIAAHRSAEKGHTIALTELGLRPLLDLEMRLGEGTGAALAFHLIEAACRTMHEMATFTSAGVAERKAAE; encoded by the coding sequence ATGAGGATGACGTTGATCACCGGAGGAGCCGCCAGCGGTAAAAGCCGGTATGCGCTGCGGCGAGCCCAGGAATGGGGTCCCAATATCTTGTTCGTCGCCACCTGCCTACCGCACGACGACGAAATGCGCGCCAAGGTCGCCCGGCATCGGGCCGAGCGGCCGCCAAGCTGGCAGACGGTGGAAGCGACGCGACGCGTGGGGGATGCTCTGCGGAGCGGCTTCGACGGCGCCATCATCGATTGCCTGACGCTGCTTGTTTCGCAGATGCTCGTCGATGCGGCGTCGGACGAAGAAATCGACGCGGAAGTGAACGAGCTATGCCTGGCTGCACGGAATGCGGACTACCCGGTCATTCTTGTCACCAATGAGGTGGGCTTTGGCGTTGTTCCGGAACATCCGCTCGGACGGCGTTTTCGCGAAGTGGCGGGCCGGGCGAATCAGCTCGTGGCGTCGATCGCGGATGACGTGGTGTTGGTCGTTTGCGGCGTGCCGTGCAACGTCGTAGGGTGGGACCAGCGAGCTTGCGAGCGCCGGCCCACCGATAGCGACGTTGTTTACGGTGGGTCGGCGCTCGCAAGCTCGCTGGTCCCACCCTACGGTGGAGCCCATTCATTGACGAATGAGCGAGCGCTGGCGCCGCCCCTTGACCACAAGGCGATGGGCGCTGCCCGGCGACGTTTGGATATGCTCACAAAGCCGCGCGGGAGCCTCGGCCGATTGGAAGAGCTGGGCGTCCAATTGGCCGGCATCACGGGCCGCGTGCCCCCCGTCGTCGCTGAAAAGACAATCTTCCTGTTTGCCGCCGACCACGGCGTCGCGGCTGAGGGCGTCAGCGCCTATCCGGCGACCGTCACGGCACAAATGGTGGCGAATTTCCTTAGCGGCGGCGCCGCCATCAACGTTCTGGCGCGCCAGGCGGGCGCGTCGCTGGTGGTGGCGGACATCGGCGTCGCGACCGATATTCCGTCGCACCCGCAATTGATTGCACACAAGATCGGCCGGGGCACCGGCAATATGGTCCGTGAGCCGGCCATGACCCGCGAGCAAGCGGAGCGCTCGATCGACGCCGGCCGGACTGTCTTCCGTCCTTGTCAGTTGGCCGGCATGGGTGAGATGGGCATCGGCAACAGCACGAGCGCCGCGGCAATCGTGGCCGCGGCGACCGGCCGGCCGCCAGCCGAAGTTGTGGGCCGCGGCACGGGCATCGACGACGCGACGTTGGCCCGAAAGATCGCGGCGGTTGGGAAGGCTCTCGCGCTGCATCAGCCCGACGGCGGCGATGGAATCTCGCTGCTGACGTCGGTCGGCGGCTTTGAAATCGGTGCTTTGGCCGGAGCAATGTTGGCGGCTGCGGCCGCGCGCGTGCCGATTGTTTTGGACGGATTCATTTCCACGGCCGCGGCCTTGGTGGCCGTGCGGCTTTGCCCGGCGGTGAAAGGTTATCTGATCGCCGCACATCGCTCGGCCGAGAAGGGACACACAATCGCCTTGACCGAATTGGGGCTAAGGCCGTTGCTCGATTTGGAGATGCGCCTGGGCGAAGGGACGGGGGCGGCACTCGCGTTTCATCTTATTGAGGCGGCCTGCCGCACGATGCACGAAATGGCGACCTTCACTTCGGCGGGCGTCGCGGAAAGGAAGGCGGCCGAATGA
- the panB gene encoding 3-methyl-2-oxobutanoate hydroxymethyltransferase, protein MPDAQTDSAPITVPRFIAMKAAGRKISMLTAYDYTLAKLLDAAGVDGILVGDSLGMVVQGHGTTLPVTLDQIVYHAEMVGRAVRHALTVVDLPFPCGHLGTHEAVRSAGRVLKETRCQAVKLEGGAEQAEVIAALVSAGIPVMAHCGLRPQSVHLLGGYKVQREADRLLADAQAAAAAGAFAIVLECIPVAIANQITAAVDVPTIGIGAGAGCDGQVLVTHDMLGLTDGYVPKFAKPYADLRQTITDAVGRYGDEVRSGVFPDESRAFK, encoded by the coding sequence TTGCCTGACGCACAGACCGATTCCGCGCCGATCACGGTGCCGCGCTTTATCGCCATGAAAGCGGCAGGCCGTAAGATCAGTATGCTTACGGCCTACGACTACACACTGGCCAAACTGCTCGATGCGGCAGGCGTCGACGGCATTCTGGTCGGCGACAGTCTAGGCATGGTCGTCCAGGGCCACGGCACGACGTTGCCCGTCACGCTCGACCAGATCGTCTACCATGCCGAAATGGTGGGCCGGGCCGTGCGGCACGCCTTGACGGTCGTCGATCTGCCGTTTCCCTGCGGGCATCTGGGCACGCACGAGGCCGTGCGCAGCGCCGGCCGGGTGTTGAAAGAAACCCGCTGCCAGGCGGTCAAGCTGGAAGGCGGAGCGGAACAGGCCGAGGTGATCGCGGCGTTGGTGTCGGCCGGAATTCCGGTGATGGCCCATTGTGGCCTGCGACCGCAGAGCGTACACCTGCTGGGAGGGTATAAAGTGCAGCGTGAGGCCGACCGCCTGCTGGCCGATGCCCAGGCCGCCGCGGCCGCCGGCGCCTTCGCCATCGTTTTGGAGTGCATTCCGGTCGCGATTGCCAACCAGATTACGGCGGCGGTGGACGTGCCGACCATCGGCATCGGCGCCGGTGCGGGCTGCGACGGGCAGGTGCTGGTGACGCACGACATGCTCGGCCTCACCGACGGCTATGTGCCCAAGTTCGCCAAGCCCTACGCGGATCTTCGCCAAACGATCACCGATGCCGTCGGTCGCTATGGCGACGAAGTCCGCAGCGGCGTTTTTCCCGATGAAAGTCGAGCGTTCAAATGA